In the genome of Priestia filamentosa, the window GCACTTTTGTTTGCGTTGGATTTACTTGATAAAATGAACGAGCTGAGATGGCGAACTTAACATCACCAATGTTGTCGTAAATATATTCTTCTCCCCAAAGCACGGTTGTTTCGTCACCCATAATGACGTTTGTTTTCTTGGAGTTCACGTTTTGAACAATTGATTTTAGCTGCGGCAGACGCGCTCTTAGTTCTTCGATAACTTTATTTTTGTTTGGAAGCTCTTTTGTACGAGTCACAAGCACAACCATTTGTTCACCAGTAGTCGCACCATAGCGGACCATAACATGGCGAAGCGTTCCTTTATGCTTTGTTTCGTCATAAGCACGAATACCGTACTTTGAGCAGATTTTACGGACAGCTTGAACAACGTCATCATTTTGCTCTTGCTGAATCATACATCGTTCAATATCAATAATGTCGTGACTGCGCTGTTTGTAAAAGCCTGCAACAAGTCCGCCTTCACTTTCACCTACAGGTACTTGTGCTTTATTTCGGTAATTCCATGGATCTTCCATTCCAAGTGTTGGATGTACCGTAACGTCTTTAATATTGCCAAGACGAGCAAGTACTTCCTTTACTTGCTTTGTTTTGTAGTCAAGCTGTGCTTCATATTTCAAATGCTGCAGCTGACAGCCGCCACACTGTTTGTATACTGGGCAAGGCGGTTCTGTACGGAAGCGACTTTCTTTTGTTGTTTCCATCATTCTGCCAATTGCAAAGCCTTTTTTCACTTTGATAATCTTCACGTTTCCTTCTTCTTCTGGAAGCGCATTTTGAACAAAAATAGGGAAGCCGTCCACTTTTGCGACGCCTGCTCCTTCATGTGTTAAGTCTTCAAACTTAACGGTAACATATTGGTTCTTCTCAACAGGGGGTGTTAGCTTAGCCATTTATTAAACATCCTTCAGTTCATTTTCCATGTTCAGTTCTTTTTCTTTATCTCGAATTTCCTGCGCTTTCTCTTTTGGCATATACACATTAATATGACGATACATATTCACAAACTCGCCTGGAAGTAGTCCGCCAAATTCGCCGTCTAAGTTAAGTTGCATTTTCTCTTCTGTACTAATTTTTACTCTGTTCGCTTTTGTATAAATCACGTGAGAATCATGCATATGCTCACCTCGTAGTGCAAGGGTCGCAACGCGAATGAACTCCGCTAAGTTGGCTTTCTTTAAAATAAGCAAATCAAATAAGCCGTCATTTAAAGAGGAATCTGGTGCTAATTTTTCAAATCCACCAACAGAGTTTGTAAGGGATACGAGAAAAAGCATAACTTCTCCATCGTAAACACGTCCATCATATTCAATTCTTACATTTGTTGGTTTGATGAATGGAAGCATCTCCATTCCTTTTAAATAATAAGCAAGCTGACCAAGCATTGTTTTTGTTTTGCTTGGCACTTCATATGTTAGCTCTGTTAGCTTACCTCCGCCTGCAATGTTAATAAAATAATGGGTGTTTCCTTCATTTGTTACACAGCCAAGGTCAATTGGCATTGCTTCGCCATCTGTAATGGCTTGGCATGCGCCCATAATTGTTCTTGGGATATTTAAAGCACGAGCAAAGTCATTTGTTGTGCCAACAGGAATTACGCCAAGGTTTGGACGGTTCTCTTTTCCAGCCATACCGTTTACAACTTCATTAATTGTTCCATCTCCACCAGCTGCAACGATGAGATCATAACCGCGTTCAACTGCAACCTCAGCTGCAACAGTTGCATCTCCTGCACATGTTGTTGCATGACAAGAGGTCTCATACCCAGCTTGTTCAAAATGCTGAAGCACTTCTGCTAGATTTTTTTTAATTAATTCACGCCCAGATGTTGGGTTATAAATAATTCTTGCACGTTTCATCATACATCATCCCACTAATTAGATTTTTCGTTCTTCTATATACAAAGAGATCTGTTTATGATTGTGTTACTACTATTGTCTCCAATATATCGTAAGTAAAACTTCTCTTCTAAAAGCGCCCTAAATCCCCAAAAGCTTAGTTTAAGCTCTTACTGCCCGTTGACCTTACAATATAAGCCTCAACCGGCAGTAAGATGGGGATTCTCGCCTGTTTAGTTTCCAAACGTTAGTATATCGCGAAAAACTGAACCCTTCAACTCACAAGACATAGTAAAGGATAGAATGTTTCCCAAAAAAAGAAACACAACGGCCACGAGATGGTCGTGACCGTTGCTTTCATTTAAACAAACGTTTGATTAACGTTTTTTGATTTCTTCAAGTAAAATTTTGTTAACCATTGGAGGGTTTGCTTGCCCTTTTGATGCTTTCATAATTTGACCAACAAGGAAGCCGATTGCACGATCTTTCCCATTTTTGAAGTCATCGATGGATTGCGGATTGTTATCAAGTGCGTCTGTTACAAATTTACGAAGTGTTTCTTCGTCTGAAATTTGAACAAGACCTTGCTTTTTCACAAACTCGTGTGGATCGCCACCGTCTTTAATAATGTGCTGGAATACTTTTTTCGCAATTTTAGAAGAAATAGTTCCTTCTTCAATAAGTTTGATCATACCAGCTAGATTCTTTGGTGTTAGAGCTGTTTCACCAAGCTCTTGATTGTTTTTGTTAAGGTATGCTGATACTTCACCCATTAGCCAATTTGAGGCTTGTTTTGCATCTGCTTCTTGTGCAATTGTCTCTTCAAAGAAATCAGACATTTCTTTTGTAAGAGTTAACACGTGAGCATCATATGATGGAAGACCAAGCTCTTTGACATAGCGCTTTTGGCGTGCGTCTGGAAGCTCTGGAATGCTTGCGCGAACGCTCTCTTTCCACTCCTCATCAATATAAAGCTCAACAAGGTCTGGCTCTGGGAAGTAGCGATAGTCGTCAGATCCTTCTTTTACACGCATAAGAATTGTTTTCTTTGTTGCTTCATCATAGCGGCGTGTCTCCTGTTCAATTAAGCCACCTGAAAGAAGTACTTGTGCTTGACGCTTTTCTTCATGTTCAAGTCCTTTTTGAACATACGTGAAAGAGTTTAAGTTTTTAAGCTCTGACTTTGTTCCGAACTTCTCTTGACCGTATGGACGAAGTGAAATGTTCGCATCACAGCGAAGAGAACCTTCTTCCATCTTACAGTCTGAAACGCCTGTATATTGGATGATTGATTTTAACTTTTCAAGGTATGCGTATGCTTCTTCTGGTGAACGCATATCTGCTTCAGATACGATTTCAACAAGTGGTGTACCTTGACGGTTAAAGTCAACTAAAGAATAACCGTTGCCTGAGTGAGTTAACTTACCAGCATCTTCTTCAAGGTGAAGACGGTTGATGCGTATGCGTTTCTTCTCACCTTTTACTTCAATATCAATCCAGCCGTTCTCACCGATTGGCTTATCAAATTGTGAAATTTGGTATGCTTTCGGGTTATCTGGATAGAAGTAGTTTTTACGATCAAACTTTGTGTCAGTAGCAATTTCACAGTTTAATGCCATTGCTGCTTTCATCGCAAATTCTACCGCTCTTTTATTTAAAACAGGTAAAACACCTGGATATCCTAAATCAATTACGCTCGTATTTGCATTTGGCTCAGAGCCGAATGCATTCGGGCTTGCGGAAAAGATTTTAGAATCTGTTTTTAACTCAACGTGTACTTCAAGACCGATAATCGTTTCAAAATTCATCTCTTTTTCACCCCTTACAATGTTGGTTTTTGTTTATGATGGTCTGTTGCTTGCTCAAACGCATGAGCAACACGATAAACAGTGCTTTCATCAAAGTGTTTTCCGATAATTTGTAATCCTAGTGGAAGACCATTAGAAAATCCGCATGGAACAGAAATTCCTGGTACACCTGCAAGGTTCACTGGAATTGTTAAAATATCGTTTGCGTACATTGTTAATGGATCATTTACGTTTTCACCAATTTTGAATGCTGGTGTTGGCGTTGTTGGTCCAACAATAACATCGTACTTTTCAAAAACATCTTCAAAGTCTTTTTTAATTAATGTACGAACTTGCTGTGCTTTTTTGTAATATGCATCATAGTAACCAGAGCTTAAGGCAAACGTTCCAAGCATAATACGGCGTTTCACTTCATCTCCGAAGCCTTCGCT includes:
- the rlmD gene encoding 23S rRNA (uracil(1939)-C(5))-methyltransferase RlmD; the encoded protein is MAKLTPPVEKNQYVTVKFEDLTHEGAGVAKVDGFPIFVQNALPEEEGNVKIIKVKKGFAIGRMMETTKESRFRTEPPCPVYKQCGGCQLQHLKYEAQLDYKTKQVKEVLARLGNIKDVTVHPTLGMEDPWNYRNKAQVPVGESEGGLVAGFYKQRSHDIIDIERCMIQQEQNDDVVQAVRKICSKYGIRAYDETKHKGTLRHVMVRYGATTGEQMVVLVTRTKELPNKNKVIEELRARLPQLKSIVQNVNSKKTNVIMGDETTVLWGEEYIYDNIGDVKFAISARSFYQVNPTQTKVLYDKALEYADLQGEEEVIDAYCGIGTISLFLAQKAKKVYGVEIVPEAIEDAKRNAELNGITNAEFEAGKAEEVIPAWYKKGISADTLVVDPPRKGCDEALLNTIIDMKPNRVVYVSCNPGTLARDLQVLEGGGYKTVEVQPVDMFPHTTHVECCALLVRKD
- a CDS encoding diacylglycerol kinase, which produces MKRARIIYNPTSGRELIKKNLAEVLQHFEQAGYETSCHATTCAGDATVAAEVAVERGYDLIVAAGGDGTINEVVNGMAGKENRPNLGVIPVGTTNDFARALNIPRTIMGACQAITDGEAMPIDLGCVTNEGNTHYFINIAGGGKLTELTYEVPSKTKTMLGQLAYYLKGMEMLPFIKPTNVRIEYDGRVYDGEVMLFLVSLTNSVGGFEKLAPDSSLNDGLFDLLILKKANLAEFIRVATLALRGEHMHDSHVIYTKANRVKISTEEKMQLNLDGEFGGLLPGEFVNMYRHINVYMPKEKAQEIRDKEKELNMENELKDV
- the gatB gene encoding Asp-tRNA(Asn)/Glu-tRNA(Gln) amidotransferase subunit GatB is translated as MNFETIIGLEVHVELKTDSKIFSASPNAFGSEPNANTSVIDLGYPGVLPVLNKRAVEFAMKAAMALNCEIATDTKFDRKNYFYPDNPKAYQISQFDKPIGENGWIDIEVKGEKKRIRINRLHLEEDAGKLTHSGNGYSLVDFNRQGTPLVEIVSEADMRSPEEAYAYLEKLKSIIQYTGVSDCKMEEGSLRCDANISLRPYGQEKFGTKSELKNLNSFTYVQKGLEHEEKRQAQVLLSGGLIEQETRRYDEATKKTILMRVKEGSDDYRYFPEPDLVELYIDEEWKESVRASIPELPDARQKRYVKELGLPSYDAHVLTLTKEMSDFFEETIAQEADAKQASNWLMGEVSAYLNKNNQELGETALTPKNLAGMIKLIEEGTISSKIAKKVFQHIIKDGGDPHEFVKKQGLVQISDEETLRKFVTDALDNNPQSIDDFKNGKDRAIGFLVGQIMKASKGQANPPMVNKILLEEIKKR